Within Felis catus isolate Fca126 chromosome A1, F.catus_Fca126_mat1.0, whole genome shotgun sequence, the genomic segment agttttaggttttacagcACATTGAGCAGATAATACAAAAGGTTCCCATAtacccactttctctccctcacagTGTTCTCTATTAatatcttgcattagtgtggttTGTTTATTATAATTGATGAATCAATATTGAcccattattattaactaaagtctgtAATTTAAACCCAGGTTCACTCTGTGtagttttatgggttttgacaaatgcctaATGTCATGTattcaccattacagtatcataaaGAAAAGTTTCAATGCCTCCCAGATCTCACGTGTTTTACCTCCTaattcccctccttctccttccctctggcaaccactaaatgtatctttacttttgtcttttccagaatgtcatgtagttgcaGAAATAGAGTATGTGCCTTTTCAGACTAGTTTCTTTCACTAAGCAATATGCATTTACATTTCCTACATGTCTTTTTTGGGTTGATAACActtctttttataaacattttttaaatacaaagagacCATCTTTAAACACCTAACAACAAATTGCAACATATATATCTTGATTGGCACCTGATTTAACAAATTATctctaaaaagacattttaaaagataattgagaAAAATTCACTACCTACTATTTGATAAGAAATTATTGGCATTGCTAGATGTGACAGCTGATTTGAGGTTATGTAAAAAATGCTCCTGCtgcatctgggtgggtcagtcggttaagcctcccactccggctcaggtcatgatcttgcagtctgtgggttcaagccctgcatggggctctgtgctgacagctcagagcctgaagcctgctttggattcgtgtctccctctctctgcccctcccctgctcgagtgctctctctctctctctcaaaaaaaaaaaaaaaaaaaccacattaaaaaaagaaaataaaaatattaatacattaacaTGAAGACATTTTCCGACTACTTTTGGAGATTTTCATGTGGCCCAAATGCATGAAATTTCAGGGAAATGTGAATTGAAAGTGGTCCCCAGAGAAAGAGGAGTAAGAGGAATATTTCATCGTCCTAAGAGAATGTTCTCATTTGAATACTGTGCTTGTCCTGggtttctatagtttttggtttctttggggtGTGAGGATGGTAACCTAAACACCACAGAGATGCATACATGCCCAACTTCTAAATAAAACTGGGAACTGCCTACTCAAAGCCTTGTTTCCTCCTGGGACTGAAGTTACTCCCTTCCAGTTTCCGAagtcgattttttttttctcatttaaaaagagCCCTTTCGATCTGTGAGAAAACTGGAACGGAAATTTGTCAATGCTTGCCGTGGTTGTTATGGATGCAATGAAAAAGCCTTTGGAGACGCAGATAAGACTTTGAGATATTACTTGAAAATACTCCCTTTAGATGGCCATCTGTCTTGAAAGAAAGGATTaggattttcttcctgttttggaTAAACTAAACACTCAGGAAGGACGCTGGGTGGCGCTGCAGCATTATAAGTAGAACGAAGAGAGCTACCAGCTGGCGCTCCTTGAGCCAAATGCTCCGCTGAGGAAACAAGCAGGAAGGGGAGGCATTCTAAGGTGGTTGCTCCGGGAAATCAGGGCCCTAGGCGTCTCCATTTCTCCCACCATCTAGGAGATACTGGGAGATAAGAGCGACAACTCGAGCCGAAGCTGGGTCAAGTTTGCTGGGAGACCGGAAGGCGATGGAGGCCGGAGAGGGAAAAGAACGCTTTCTAAAACAAAGGCAAGTCTTGATATTCTTTGTTTTGCTGGGCATAGCTCAGGTTGCTTCCAAGCCTAAGCAGTACTCAGTGGCTGAGGAAATGGAGAGTGGCTCCTTTGTGGCCAATTTGTTAAAAGACCTGGGGCTGGAGGTAAATGACCTAGCTGCGCGTGGGGCTCGGGTcgtttccaaagggaaaaaaacgcGTTTGCAGTTTGATAGGCAGACAGGGAATTTGTTGTTAAACGAGAAACTGGACCGGGAGGAGCTGTGCGGCCTTGCCGAGCCCTGTGTGCTACCTTTCCAGGTATTATTGGAAAATCCCTTGCAGTTTTTTCAGGCCGAGCTATGGATAAGAGATATAAATGATCATTCCCCGGTTTTCCTAGACAAagaaatacttttgaaaatttcagaaagTATCACTCCCGGAACTACTTTCCTAATAGAACGTGCCCAGGACTTAGATGTGGGAAGCAACAGTCTCCAAAGTTACACGGTCAGTCCCAATTCCCACTTCCATCTTAAATTACAAGACAGTTCCGACGGCATATTACCACAGCTGGTGCTGGACAAAGCGCTGGATCGAGAGGAACAGGCTGAGATCAGGTTAACTCTCACTGCGCTGGACGGCGGGACTCCACCCAGGTCTGGCACTGCCCTGGTCCGCATTGAAGTTTTAGACATCAATGATAACGCGCCCGAGTTTGCAAAGCTGCTCTATGAGGTGCAAGTTCTGGAAAACAGTCCCATTGGATTCCAGGTTGCGGTAGTCTCTGCTAGAGATTTGGACATTGGAACCTATGGAGAAATATCTTATGTATTTTCCCAAGCCTCTGAAGATATTCgcaaaacttttcaaataaatgcaaagtcAGGAGAACTCATTTTAACACAGAGACTGGATTTCGAATCCATTCAGAGTTATACATTAAATATTCAGGCGACAGATGGTGGAGGCCTATCTGGAAGTTGCATGGTGTTTGTCCAAGTGATGGATTTGAATGACAACCCTCCGGAACTGACTATGTCAACACTTATCGATCACATCCCAGAAAACTTGCAGGAGACCATAATTGCTGTACTCAGTGTTTCAGATCCTGACTCGGGAGACAATGGAAGAATGGTTTGCTCCATTGAAGAtgatcttcctttcttccttaaaccttctgttgagaatttttacaccCTACTGACAAACACACCTCTGGACCGAGAGACCAAATCCGAGTACAACATCACCATCACCGTCACCGACTTGGGGACCCCCAGGCTGAAAACGCAGCACAACATCACCGTGACGGTCTCCGACGTCAACGACAACGCCCCCGCCTTCAGCCAAACCACCTACACCCTGCGCGTCCGCGAGAACAACAGCCCCGCCCTGCACATCGGCAGCGTGAGCGCCACGGACAGGGACTCGGGCGCCAACGCGCAGGTCACCTACTCGCTGCTGCCGCCCGCGGACCCGCAGctgcccctggcctccctggtgTCCATCAACGCGGACAACGGGCAGCTGTTCGCGCTCAGGTCCCTGGATTACGAGGCGCTGCGGGCGTTCGAGTTCGGCGTGCGCGCGGCCGACCGCGGCTCGCCCGCGCTCAGCAGCCAGGCGCGGGTGCGCGTGCTGGTGCTGGACGACAACGACAACGCGCCCTTCGTGCTGTACCCGCCGCAGAACGGCTCTGCGCCCTGCACCGAGCTGGTGCCCAGGGCGGCCGAGGCGGGCTACCTGGTGACCAAGGTGGTGGCGGTGGACGGCGACTCGGGCCAGAACGCCTGGCTGTCGTACCAGCTGCTCAAGGCCACGGAGCCCGGGCTGTTCGGCGTGTGGGCGCACAACGGCGAGGTGCGCACGGCCCGGCTGCTGAGCGAGCGCGACGCCGTCAAGCACAGGCTGGTGGTGCTGGTCAAGGACAATGGCGAGCCGCCGCGCTCGGCCAGCGTCACGCTGCACGTGCTGCTGGTGGACGGCTTCTCGCAGCCCTACCTGCCGCTCCCGGAGGTGGCGGCGGCCGAGGCGCGGGCCGACCCGCTCACCGTCTACTTGGTCGTCGCCTTGGCGTCCGTGTCGTCGCTCTTCCTGTTCTCGGTGCTGGTGTTCGTGGCGGTGCGGCTGTGCAGGCGGAGCCGGGCGGCGTCTGCGGGTCGCTGCTCGGGGCCCGAGGGCCACTTTCCGGGCCACCTGGTGGACGTCAGCGGCGCGGGGACGCTGTCCCAGAGCTACCAGTACGAGGTGTGTCTGACGGGAGGATCTGGGACCAACGAATTTAAGTTCCTCAAGCCGATTCTCCCCAATTTCCTTGGTCTCGGTGAGGAGAGGGTTCATGAAGCAAACCCCAGTTTCAGGAATAGCTTTAAATTCAGTTAAGTATTAATTACTAAGGGTCTACTGAACCTCGTCTCCGTTAATTTGTGTAAAGTCTTTTTGTACTGCCTTGCCCACTTGGGTTCTTTTTATTTGGTGTGTAGCTATCCTATTCCAATTCAGTGCATGttactggtgtttttttttttttttttaattttttttcaacgtttatttatttttgggacagagagagacagagcatgaacgggggaggggcagagagagagggagacacagaatcggaaacaggctccaggctctgagccatcagcccagagcccgacgcggggctcgaactcacggaccgcgagatcgtgacctggctgaagtcggacgcttaaccgactgcgccacccaggcgccccgttactGGTGTTTCTAAATGCCTTCGTTTGTGGTGTAAGGaatgcagatttctttttctttttgttgattagTCTCACTGTAACTTAATTCAACTTAAAGTGTGAAAGTAAACTTTGTATTTTCtgaagtctttaatttttaagttagaGCATCTTTTTCCAAATTCACCTTCCACAGTTCCTAGGTTACTTTGcagaacttaaaatttaaaacgttttttaaatgtttgcaatCACTACATAAGCTTATTCTTTTTCCAGAATATTTGTGTTTTGTATATTCTCTTAAAGTAGTATAACTTTAATTCTCTTCACTCACATTGGCTAAAACTTTTAACATATGTATGTTCATGAACACTAAAGCAATGTctcacatttttctaaatatgtatttcCTTAAAGTATCCTTAAATGGAAGTTATGATTCCTTTGAGATTGTGACAACCTTGACTGTTGGATTCTACAAACCATTCATAttaaaatgctcaataaatcaACCACTAATATTCTCAAATGTAGTTAAATAAGTAGCATATGTCCAGTCGTTTTCAAAGCCATGTAATTCTTAAtgctttctattaaaatttttttctttaaacttttcacATCAATTCCCCCTTTAAAATATTAGGTTTAGCAATTACAAACATCTATTAACTTTGAGCAAGTCCTTAAAATCCAAAAGATATGAGGAAATAAACATGTCTTTGTCCTTCACCAAATTTTAGAAACTTCAAATGTAGTTTGGCATTGCATGTTCCAAAAATTTTggattgtttataattttttgggGAATAAGCCTGTG encodes:
- the PCDHB2 gene encoding protocadherin beta-2; the protein is MEAGEGKERFLKQRQVLIFFVLLGIAQVASKPKQYSVAEEMESGSFVANLLKDLGLEVNDLAARGARVVSKGKKTRLQFDRQTGNLLLNEKLDREELCGLAEPCVLPFQVLLENPLQFFQAELWIRDINDHSPVFLDKEILLKISESITPGTTFLIERAQDLDVGSNSLQSYTVSPNSHFHLKLQDSSDGILPQLVLDKALDREEQAEIRLTLTALDGGTPPRSGTALVRIEVLDINDNAPEFAKLLYEVQVLENSPIGFQVAVVSARDLDIGTYGEISYVFSQASEDIRKTFQINAKSGELILTQRLDFESIQSYTLNIQATDGGGLSGSCMVFVQVMDLNDNPPELTMSTLIDHIPENLQETIIAVLSVSDPDSGDNGRMVCSIEDDLPFFLKPSVENFYTLLTNTPLDRETKSEYNITITVTDLGTPRLKTQHNITVTVSDVNDNAPAFSQTTYTLRVRENNSPALHIGSVSATDRDSGANAQVTYSLLPPADPQLPLASLVSINADNGQLFALRSLDYEALRAFEFGVRAADRGSPALSSQARVRVLVLDDNDNAPFVLYPPQNGSAPCTELVPRAAEAGYLVTKVVAVDGDSGQNAWLSYQLLKATEPGLFGVWAHNGEVRTARLLSERDAVKHRLVVLVKDNGEPPRSASVTLHVLLVDGFSQPYLPLPEVAAAEARADPLTVYLVVALASVSSLFLFSVLVFVAVRLCRRSRAASAGRCSGPEGHFPGHLVDVSGAGTLSQSYQYEVCLTGGSGTNEFKFLKPILPNFLGLGEERVHEANPSFRNSFKFS